A genomic window from Lycium barbarum isolate Lr01 chromosome 4, ASM1917538v2, whole genome shotgun sequence includes:
- the LOC132637148 gene encoding putative zinc finger A20 and AN1 domain-containing stress-associated protein 8, translated as MTCCDKGENPILCARGCGFYGNTSTYNLCSQCYKKFLKEKAAKDAFALSEKISSLTIKTDQKDKSQRCMVCKKNVGLIGFSCKCGEIYCRSHRYPEEHACTFDFKSIGRAILAKENPLCKADKLENRI; from the coding sequence ATGACTTGTTGTGATAAAGGAGAAAACCCAATTTTATGCGCAAGGGGTTGTGGTTTCTATGGAAACACAAGCACTTACAACCTTTGTTCTCAATGCTACAAAAAATTCTTGAAAGAAAAAGCCGCGAAGGATGCATTTGCTTTATCTGAAAAGATATCTTCTCTTACTATTAAAACTGATCAAAAAGATAAGTCACAAAGGTGCATGGTTTGCAAGAAGAACGTGGGATTAATAGGGTTCAGTTGTAAGTGTGGTGAAATATATTGCAGGAGTCACAGATATCCGGAGGAACATGCATGCACCTTTGATTTCAAGTCTATAGGCCGTGCAATTTTGGCTAAAGAAAATCCTCTCTGCAAGGCTGATAAACTTGAGAATAGGATCTAA